A genomic stretch from Caulobacter sp. FWC2 includes:
- a CDS encoding N-acetylmuramoyl-L-alanine amidase gives MRKFLISLARMGWVRAALIVGGLTVAGVAVATAQGPAAPAGVQKVRFGGDRNETRVVIDLDRAAAGKLISDGMSDQRLVMALPNVLVSGDLQGSGQGLVKRWVIDEAAGGARLRLDLTGKAEVRRRFLLPPGDGATAYRYVIDLKAVDAAPLVAAPPAPRLTFASAPVKAAPLRLKKVIVIDAGHGGKDPGSLGANVFEKDVTLAAAKALKARLERTGRFQVVLTRETDTFIPLEGRVQIARRADADLFISLHADSGPDVSTRGASVYTVSDKGSERVGLVLDKDDWLMKANLPGRDRAVSQILLDLSQRATKNRSAAFAQLLLASVGEETTLLRRSHRDAGFIVLLAPDVPAVLLEMGFITNPEDEAFLTTKASRNRLVDAVGDSIEAYFSAGLRKS, from the coding sequence ATGCGTAAGTTTCTTATCAGTTTGGCCCGCATGGGCTGGGTCCGGGCGGCCCTGATTGTCGGGGGCCTGACGGTCGCCGGCGTCGCCGTGGCCACCGCCCAGGGACCGGCCGCGCCCGCCGGCGTGCAGAAGGTCCGCTTCGGCGGCGACCGTAACGAAACCCGCGTTGTCATCGACCTCGACCGCGCCGCGGCCGGCAAGCTGATTTCCGACGGCATGAGCGACCAGCGCCTGGTCATGGCCCTGCCGAACGTCCTGGTGTCTGGCGATCTTCAAGGGTCCGGCCAGGGCCTGGTCAAGCGCTGGGTGATCGACGAGGCCGCCGGCGGCGCCCGTCTGCGCCTGGACCTGACCGGCAAGGCCGAGGTCCGCCGTCGCTTCCTGCTGCCGCCGGGCGATGGCGCGACCGCCTATCGTTATGTCATCGACCTGAAGGCCGTGGACGCCGCGCCCCTGGTCGCCGCCCCGCCGGCGCCGCGCCTTACCTTCGCCAGCGCACCGGTCAAGGCCGCGCCGCTGCGCCTGAAGAAGGTCATCGTCATCGACGCCGGCCATGGCGGCAAGGATCCCGGCTCGCTGGGCGCCAACGTCTTCGAGAAGGACGTCACCCTGGCCGCGGCCAAGGCGCTGAAGGCGCGCCTGGAGCGCACCGGCCGCTTCCAGGTCGTGCTGACCCGCGAGACCGACACCTTCATCCCGCTGGAAGGCCGCGTGCAGATCGCCCGCCGCGCCGACGCCGATCTCTTTATCTCGCTGCACGCCGACTCGGGTCCCGACGTCAGCACGCGCGGCGCTTCGGTCTACACCGTGTCTGACAAGGGCTCCGAGCGCGTCGGCCTCGTCCTCGACAAGGACGACTGGCTGATGAAGGCCAACCTGCCGGGCCGCGACCGCGCCGTCAGCCAGATCCTGCTGGACCTGTCGCAGCGCGCCACCAAGAATCGCTCGGCCGCCTTCGCCCAACTGCTGCTGGCCAGCGTCGGCGAGGAAACCACCCTGCTGCGCCGCAGCCACCGCGACGCCGGCTTTATAGTGCTGTTGGCGCCGGACGTGCCGGCCGTGCTGCTGGAGATGGGCTTCATCACCAATCCGGAAGACGAAGCCTTCCTGACCACCAAGGCCAGCCGCAACCGCCTGGTCGACGCGGTCGGCGACTCCATCGAGGCCTATTTCTCGGCGGGTCTGCGCAAGTCCTGA
- the aroQ gene encoding type II 3-dehydroquinate dehydratase, giving the protein MVKPIHVLSGPNLNLLGTREPEIYGKDTLEDVRTRCEARAASRGVEVVFRQSNHEGVLIDWVHEARESASALIINPAGYGHTSIALLDALKALSIPVIECHLSNPAAREEFRRHTFVSLAATGIVSGFGAASYELALEAAFGLIRV; this is encoded by the coding sequence ATGGTAAAACCGATCCACGTGCTGAGCGGACCTAACCTCAACCTGTTGGGGACCCGCGAGCCTGAGATTTACGGCAAGGACACGCTCGAGGATGTCCGGACGCGCTGTGAGGCGCGGGCGGCTTCGCGCGGCGTCGAGGTGGTCTTCCGCCAGTCCAACCATGAGGGTGTGCTGATCGATTGGGTGCACGAGGCGCGTGAGTCGGCCTCGGCGCTGATCATCAATCCGGCTGGCTACGGCCACACCTCGATCGCGCTTCTGGATGCGCTCAAGGCCTTGAGCATTCCGGTGATCGAGTGCCACCTGTCCAACCCGGCGGCGAGGGAGGAATTCCGCCGCCACACCTTCGTTTCGCTGGCCGCGACCGGGATCGTCTCCGGCTTCGGCGCGGCGAGTTATGAACTGGCGCTTGAGGCTGCTTTCGGCCTGATCCGCGTTTAA
- a CDS encoding ribonuclease E/G, with protein sequence MSKKMLIDAAHAEETRVVVVDGTRVEEFDFESQTRKQLRGNIYLAKVTRVEPSLQAAFIEYGGNRHGFLAFNEIHPDYYQIPVADREALMRDDSGDDDDDTPVSRRASGGDDEDDVNGGHAVDDDDDDVEEELARRKRRLMRKYKIQEVIRRRQIMLVQVVKEERGNKGAALTTYLSLAGRYGVLMPNTARGGGISRKITAVSDRRRLKSVVNSLDVPQGMGLIVRTAGAKRTKAEVKRDYEYLLRLWENIRDNTLHSVAPALIYEEEDLVKRAIRDMYDKDLEGIWVEGDAGYKEARDFMRMLMPSQAKKVFNYRDPTPLFVKHKIEDHLAQIYSPVVPLRSGGYLVINQTEALVAIDVNSGKATRERNIEATALKTNVEAAEEAARQLRLRDLAGLIVIDFIDMDEGKNNRTVEKVLKDALKDDRARIQMGKISGFGLMEISRQRRRTGVLEGTTHVCEHCEGTGRVRSVESSALAALRAVEAEALKGSGAVILKVSRSVGLYILNEKRAYLQRLQETHGLHITVVVDDSLHAGDQEIERTELGERIAIAPAPYVDEDDDFDPTAFEDEDEEEDEIIDDEDEDSLEREDTDDDDASARKQTREDDRGDRKGRRGRRDRGRGRGRRDERETEGEAPAEAEVEGDEDELEGDAEDRAEFGDDDDGARRRRRRGRRGGRRGGREDGDRPTDAFVWIRPRVPFGENVFTWHDPAALVGGNSEPRRPAPEARAEREETAERPERVEREERPARERGRRGRDRGRRNRDDAPVVEASAQATSAVDAISPAEPAEPYETPILAPPVISGPPSDVWVELPEAEEAPKKPKRARSRSKKAVAEEAAPEAAPETAVEAVAETVTESVAVVPPKATPEPVQAPAPEPIVEAQPEPVVETAPAAPAEPDPNEITTPPEKPRKGWWRR encoded by the coding sequence ATGTCGAAGAAGATGCTGATCGACGCAGCACACGCCGAAGAGACGCGTGTGGTCGTCGTGGACGGAACCCGGGTTGAAGAGTTCGATTTCGAAAGCCAGACTCGCAAACAGCTTCGCGGAAATATCTACCTCGCCAAGGTGACCCGCGTTGAGCCCAGCCTCCAGGCTGCGTTCATCGAGTACGGCGGTAACCGCCACGGTTTCCTGGCGTTCAACGAAATCCACCCGGACTACTACCAGATCCCGGTCGCCGACCGTGAAGCGCTGATGCGCGACGACTCGGGCGATGACGATGACGACACCCCGGTCTCGCGTCGCGCCTCGGGCGGCGACGACGAGGACGACGTCAACGGCGGCCACGCGGTCGATGACGACGATGATGACGTCGAAGAAGAGCTGGCGCGCCGCAAACGCCGGCTGATGCGCAAGTACAAGATCCAGGAAGTTATCCGCCGCCGGCAGATCATGCTGGTCCAGGTCGTCAAGGAAGAGCGTGGCAACAAGGGCGCCGCCCTGACCACCTACCTGTCGCTGGCCGGCCGCTACGGCGTCCTGATGCCCAACACCGCCCGTGGCGGCGGCATCAGCCGCAAGATCACCGCGGTGTCGGACCGTCGCCGCCTGAAGAGCGTGGTCAACAGCCTGGACGTGCCGCAGGGCATGGGTCTGATCGTGCGCACGGCCGGCGCCAAGCGCACCAAGGCCGAGGTCAAGCGCGACTACGAATATCTGCTGCGGCTGTGGGAAAACATCCGCGACAACACGCTGCACTCGGTCGCCCCGGCGCTGATCTACGAGGAAGAAGACCTCGTCAAACGCGCCATCCGCGACATGTACGACAAGGACCTGGAGGGCATCTGGGTCGAGGGCGACGCCGGCTATAAAGAAGCGCGCGACTTCATGCGCATGCTGATGCCGAGCCAGGCCAAGAAGGTCTTCAACTACCGCGACCCGACCCCGCTGTTCGTCAAGCACAAGATCGAGGACCATCTGGCCCAGATCTATTCGCCGGTCGTGCCGCTGCGTTCCGGCGGCTATCTGGTGATCAACCAGACCGAGGCCCTGGTCGCCATCGACGTCAACTCGGGCAAGGCCACGCGCGAGCGCAACATCGAGGCCACGGCCCTCAAGACCAATGTCGAGGCCGCCGAGGAAGCCGCTCGCCAGCTGCGCCTGCGCGACCTAGCTGGCCTGATCGTCATCGACTTCATCGACATGGATGAAGGCAAGAACAACCGCACGGTCGAGAAGGTCCTCAAGGACGCGCTCAAGGACGACCGCGCCCGCATCCAGATGGGCAAGATCTCGGGCTTCGGTCTGATGGAGATCAGCCGCCAGCGTCGCCGCACCGGCGTTCTGGAAGGGACGACCCACGTCTGCGAACACTGCGAAGGCACCGGCCGCGTCCGCTCGGTCGAGTCCAGCGCCCTGGCCGCCCTGCGCGCGGTCGAGGCCGAGGCCCTGAAGGGCAGCGGCGCGGTGATCCTGAAGGTCTCGCGTTCGGTCGGCCTGTATATCCTGAACGAAAAGCGCGCCTATCTGCAGCGCCTGCAGGAGACCCACGGCCTGCACATCACCGTCGTGGTCGATGACAGCCTGCACGCCGGCGACCAGGAGATCGAGCGCACCGAACTGGGTGAGCGCATCGCCATCGCCCCGGCGCCGTATGTCGACGAAGACGACGACTTCGATCCCACGGCCTTCGAGGACGAGGACGAAGAAGAAGACGAAATCATCGACGACGAAGACGAAGACAGCCTCGAGCGCGAGGATACCGACGACGACGACGCCTCGGCCCGCAAGCAGACCCGCGAAGACGATCGCGGCGACCGCAAGGGCCGCCGTGGCCGCCGCGACCGTGGTCGTGGTCGGGGGCGTCGTGACGAGCGCGAGACCGAAGGCGAGGCTCCGGCCGAAGCCGAAGTCGAAGGCGACGAAGACGAGCTCGAAGGCGACGCCGAAGACCGCGCCGAGTTCGGCGATGACGATGACGGCGCCCGTCGCCGTCGCCGTCGTGGTCGCCGCGGCGGCCGTCGTGGCGGTCGCGAGGACGGCGATCGTCCGACCGACGCCTTCGTCTGGATCCGTCCGCGCGTCCCGTTCGGCGAGAACGTCTTCACCTGGCACGACCCGGCCGCCCTGGTCGGCGGCAACAGCGAACCGCGCCGCCCGGCGCCGGAAGCCCGCGCCGAGCGTGAAGAGACCGCCGAGCGTCCGGAACGCGTCGAGCGCGAGGAACGTCCGGCCCGCGAACGCGGTCGTCGTGGCCGTGACCGTGGTCGCCGCAATCGCGACGACGCTCCCGTGGTCGAGGCTTCGGCCCAAGCGACCTCGGCCGTCGACGCGATCAGCCCCGCTGAACCCGCAGAGCCCTACGAAACGCCGATCCTGGCTCCGCCGGTGATCTCCGGGCCGCCGTCCGACGTCTGGGTCGAGCTGCCTGAAGCCGAGGAAGCGCCGAAGAAGCCCAAGCGCGCCCGTTCGCGGAGCAAGAAGGCCGTCGCCGAAGAGGCCGCGCCGGAAGCCGCTCCCGAAACGGCCGTCGAGGCCGTCGCCGAAACCGTGACCGAGAGCGTCGCCGTGGTTCCCCCGAAAGCGACTCCGGAACCTGTACAAGCGCCGGCGCCCGAGCCGATCGTGGAAGCGCAGCCGGAACCCGTCGTCGAAACGGCCCCGGCCGCTCCCGCCGAACCGGATCCGAACGAGATCACCACCCCGCCCGAAAAGCCCCGCAAGGGCTGGTGGCGCCGGTAG
- the thiS gene encoding sulfur carrier protein ThiS has translation MRLLLNGEERDVADVVTIADLVGALGLDARKVAVERNLEIAPRSTYAHTELADGDRIEIVTFIGGG, from the coding sequence ATGAGGCTTTTACTGAACGGGGAAGAGCGGGACGTGGCCGACGTCGTCACGATCGCCGATCTGGTGGGCGCCCTGGGCCTGGACGCCCGCAAGGTGGCCGTCGAGCGCAACCTCGAAATCGCGCCGCGCTCGACCTATGCCCACACGGAGTTGGCGGACGGCGACCGCATCGAGATCGTGACGTTTATCGGCGGCGGTTGA
- the accB gene encoding acetyl-CoA carboxylase biotin carboxyl carrier protein, with translation MSNPKAPAEPVEAPAIDARLVRKIADILKDTGLTEIEVEHGGLKIRVARELTAPPVNYVQAAAPAYAPAPVAAAPAAPAAVEAAPAPAAARGDAVKSPMVGTVYLSPQPGADAFVKVGDSVSAGQTLLIVEAMKTMNPIAATKAGKVIEILVADAQPVEFGEPLVVIE, from the coding sequence ATGTCGAACCCCAAGGCCCCCGCCGAGCCGGTCGAAGCTCCGGCCATCGACGCCCGTCTGGTCCGCAAGATCGCGGACATCCTGAAGGACACGGGCCTCACGGAGATCGAGGTCGAACACGGCGGCCTGAAGATCCGCGTGGCCCGCGAACTGACCGCGCCCCCGGTCAACTACGTCCAGGCTGCCGCCCCGGCCTACGCCCCGGCGCCGGTCGCCGCCGCGCCTGCAGCGCCCGCCGCCGTCGAGGCCGCTCCGGCTCCGGCCGCCGCCCGTGGCGACGCCGTGAAGTCGCCGATGGTCGGCACCGTCTATCTGTCGCCCCAGCCGGGCGCGGACGCCTTCGTCAAGGTCGGCGACAGCGTTTCGGCCGGCCAGACGCTGCTGATCGTCGAAGCCATGAAGACGATGAACCCGATCGCGGCGACGAAGGCCGGCAAGGTCATCGAGATCCTGGTCGCCGACGCCCAGCCCGTCGAGTTCGGCGAGCCTCTCGTCGTCATCGAGTAA
- the accC gene encoding acetyl-CoA carboxylase biotin carboxylase subunit → MFDKILIANRGEIALRVHRACKEMGIATVAVHSEADRNSMWVRLADESVCIGPAPAAKSYLNIPSIIAAAEITGAQAIHPGYGFLSENARFAEIVGAHGFTFIGPKPEHIRMMGDKITAKQAVKDAGIPVVPGSNGGVSTEEEAFAAADEIGFPVLIKAASGGGGRGMKVAQTREDLAEAVSTARAEARAAFGDDTVYMERYLQKPRHIELQVIADSHGNVVHLGERDCSLQRRHQKVLEEAPSPALSADGRAKIGKVVVDAVKAIGYLGVGTIEFLWENDEFFFIEMNTRLQVEHPVTEAITGIDLVREQIRIAAGLPLSFTQEDVVFEGHAIECRINAENARTFTPSPGVITDFHAPGGLGVRLDSAIYTGYAIPPYYDSLIGKLIVHGRDRAECIARLKRCLGEMVVGGIETTIPLFQDLLVQPDILAGDYDIHWLERWIKAQEA, encoded by the coding sequence ATGTTCGACAAGATTCTCATCGCGAACCGGGGCGAGATCGCGCTCCGGGTGCACCGCGCCTGCAAGGAAATGGGCATCGCCACCGTGGCGGTCCACTCCGAGGCCGACCGCAACTCCATGTGGGTGCGCCTGGCGGACGAAAGCGTCTGCATCGGCCCCGCGCCCGCCGCCAAGAGCTACCTGAACATCCCGTCGATCATCGCGGCGGCCGAGATCACCGGCGCCCAGGCGATCCACCCCGGTTATGGCTTCCTGTCGGAGAACGCCCGCTTCGCCGAGATCGTCGGCGCGCACGGCTTCACCTTCATCGGTCCCAAGCCCGAGCACATCCGGATGATGGGCGACAAGATCACCGCCAAGCAGGCCGTGAAGGACGCCGGCATCCCGGTCGTCCCCGGCTCGAACGGCGGCGTCTCGACCGAGGAAGAGGCCTTCGCGGCCGCCGACGAGATCGGCTTCCCGGTGCTGATCAAGGCCGCTTCCGGCGGCGGCGGTCGTGGCATGAAGGTCGCCCAGACGCGTGAAGACCTGGCCGAAGCGGTCTCGACCGCCCGCGCCGAGGCCCGCGCCGCGTTCGGCGACGACACGGTCTATATGGAGCGCTACCTCCAGAAGCCGCGCCACATCGAGCTGCAAGTCATCGCCGACAGCCACGGCAACGTGGTCCATCTGGGCGAACGAGACTGCTCGCTGCAGCGCCGCCACCAGAAGGTGCTGGAAGAAGCCCCCTCGCCGGCCCTGTCCGCCGACGGGCGCGCCAAGATCGGCAAGGTCGTCGTCGACGCGGTCAAGGCCATCGGCTACCTGGGCGTCGGGACCATCGAGTTCCTGTGGGAGAACGACGAGTTCTTCTTCATCGAGATGAACACCCGCCTGCAGGTCGAGCACCCGGTCACCGAGGCCATCACGGGCATCGACCTGGTGCGCGAGCAGATCCGCATCGCCGCCGGCCTACCGCTGTCGTTCACCCAGGAAGACGTCGTCTTCGAGGGCCACGCGATCGAGTGCCGGATCAACGCCGAGAACGCGCGGACCTTCACGCCCTCGCCGGGCGTGATCACGGACTTCCACGCCCCCGGCGGCCTGGGCGTTCGCCTGGATTCGGCGATCTACACCGGCTATGCGATCCCGCCCTATTACGACAGCCTGATCGGCAAGCTGATCGTGCACGGCCGCGACCGCGCCGAGTGCATCGCCCGCCTGAAGCGCTGCCTGGGCGAAATGGTCGTCGGCGGCATCGAGACCACGATCCCGCTGTTCCAGGACCTCCTGGTGCAGCCCGACATCCTGGCCGGCGACTACGACATCCACTGGCTGGAACGCTGGATCAAAGCGCAAGAGGCTTAG
- a CDS encoding M48 family metallopeptidase — MTSRSGQAGRRLGVALSALAVLASGVPQVALAQDSPSLIRDTEIEEILHHDADPIYAAAGLDPRTVRILIVGDKSLNAFATQGLQMGLNTGLILQTENPNQLRGVIAHETGHLAGGHPIRSGEMTRAGLKPMILTMGLGVLAALAGSADGAAVLLGNAQYAGALGALGYSREQESRADQAGAGFLEATGQSGRGLVEFFDNFRYQEVFDQARRYEYFRSHPLSSERIEVLRSRVERQPHYSAVDTPEDLAQHEIMKAKLEGFLNPQIALMKYKESDTGFPARYARAIAYYQMKEPDRALQLLEPLIADHPDNPYLWELKGQILFEFNRVALAEEPQRKSVQLKPDAALLRVNLGQTLINLNDPKKIEEGVQELKRSLLNDPDNSVTWRLLAQAYDTQKKDGEARLATAEQYYSLGAVREARVFAMRARELLTKNTPDWRRATDIVLASRPSNQDLKDLAKDSVAQSTPGL, encoded by the coding sequence ATGACCTCGCGTAGCGGGCAAGCTGGGAGGCGACTCGGCGTGGCTTTGTCCGCGCTGGCCGTGCTCGCGTCCGGAGTTCCCCAGGTCGCCCTGGCCCAGGATAGCCCCTCCCTGATCCGGGACACCGAGATCGAGGAAATCCTCCACCACGACGCCGACCCGATCTATGCGGCGGCGGGCCTGGATCCCAGGACCGTGCGCATCCTGATCGTCGGCGACAAGTCGCTGAACGCCTTCGCGACCCAGGGCCTGCAGATGGGCCTGAACACCGGTCTGATCCTGCAGACCGAAAATCCAAACCAGCTGCGCGGCGTCATCGCCCACGAAACCGGACACCTGGCCGGCGGCCACCCGATCCGCTCGGGCGAGATGACGCGCGCGGGCCTCAAGCCCATGATCCTGACCATGGGCCTGGGCGTCCTGGCCGCTCTAGCCGGGTCCGCGGACGGCGCCGCCGTCCTGCTGGGCAACGCCCAGTATGCTGGCGCGCTGGGCGCTCTCGGCTACAGCCGCGAACAGGAATCACGCGCCGACCAGGCCGGCGCCGGGTTTCTGGAAGCCACCGGCCAGTCGGGCCGGGGTCTCGTCGAGTTCTTCGACAACTTCCGCTATCAGGAAGTCTTCGATCAGGCCCGCCGCTACGAATATTTCCGCAGCCACCCCCTGTCGTCCGAACGGATCGAGGTGCTGCGCAGCCGCGTCGAACGCCAGCCGCACTACAGCGCCGTGGACACGCCGGAGGATCTGGCCCAGCACGAGATCATGAAGGCCAAGCTGGAAGGGTTCCTGAACCCGCAGATCGCCTTGATGAAGTACAAGGAGAGCGACACCGGCTTTCCGGCCCGCTACGCGCGCGCCATCGCCTACTACCAGATGAAGGAGCCCGACCGGGCCCTGCAGCTGCTGGAGCCGTTGATCGCCGACCACCCGGACAATCCCTACCTGTGGGAGCTGAAGGGGCAGATCCTGTTCGAGTTCAACCGGGTGGCCCTGGCCGAGGAGCCGCAGCGCAAGTCGGTGCAGCTGAAGCCCGACGCGGCCCTGCTACGCGTCAATCTCGGCCAGACCCTGATCAACCTGAACGACCCCAAGAAGATCGAGGAAGGCGTCCAGGAGCTCAAGCGCAGCCTGCTGAACGATCCCGACAACTCGGTGACCTGGCGCCTGCTGGCCCAGGCCTACGACACTCAGAAGAAGGACGGCGAGGCGCGCCTGGCCACCGCCGAGCAGTACTATTCGCTGGGCGCCGTGCGCGAGGCCCGGGTCTTCGCCATGCGGGCCCGCGAGCTTCTGACCAAAAACACCCCCGACTGGCGCCGCGCCACCGACATCGTCCTGGCCTCGCGCCCCTCCAACCAGGACCTGAAGGACCTGGCCAAGGACAGCGTGGCTCAATCGACCCCTGGCCTCTAA
- a CDS encoding thiazole synthase, giving the protein MNAHVSPDTVSTPDTEETWTVAGRTFRSRLIVGTGKYKDYATNAAAARAAGAEIVTVAVRRVNLTDPTQPLLVDYVKPSEFTYLPNTAGCFTGEDAVRTLRLAREAGGWDLVKLEVLSDPKTLFPDMEETLRSLKLLVADGFHVMVYCSDDPVYARKLEEAGAVAIMPLGAPIGSGLGIQNRVNLRIIVENAGVPVLVDAGVGTASDAAIGMELGCDAILMNTAIAEAKDPIRMAKAMKHAVIAGREAYLAGRMQKRLYADPSSPLGGLI; this is encoded by the coding sequence ATGAACGCGCATGTTTCCCCCGACACCGTCTCGACGCCGGACACCGAAGAAACCTGGACCGTCGCCGGCCGCACCTTCCGCTCGCGCCTGATCGTCGGCACGGGCAAGTACAAGGACTATGCGACCAACGCCGCCGCCGCCCGCGCGGCCGGGGCCGAGATCGTCACTGTGGCCGTGCGCCGCGTGAACCTGACCGACCCGACGCAGCCGCTGCTGGTCGACTACGTCAAGCCCAGCGAATTCACCTATCTGCCCAATACGGCGGGCTGCTTCACCGGCGAGGACGCCGTGCGCACCCTGCGCCTGGCCCGAGAGGCCGGTGGCTGGGACCTGGTCAAGCTGGAGGTCCTCAGCGACCCCAAGACCCTGTTCCCGGACATGGAAGAGACCCTGCGCTCGCTGAAGCTGCTGGTCGCCGACGGCTTCCATGTGATGGTCTATTGCTCGGACGATCCGGTCTATGCCCGCAAGTTGGAAGAGGCCGGCGCCGTGGCGATCATGCCGCTGGGCGCGCCGATCGGCTCGGGCCTGGGCATCCAGAACCGCGTGAACCTGCGGATCATCGTCGAGAACGCCGGCGTGCCCGTGCTGGTCGACGCCGGCGTCGGCACGGCCTCGGACGCGGCCATCGGCATGGAGCTGGGCTGCGACGCCATCCTGATGAACACCGCCATCGCCGAGGCCAAGGATCCGATCCGCATGGCCAAGGCCATGAAGCACGCGGTCATCGCGGGGCGTGAGGCCTATCTCGCCGGCCGGATGCAGAAGCGCCTGTACGCCGATCCGAGCTCGCCGCTGGGCGGGCTGATCTGA
- a CDS encoding DsbA family protein produces MTLLRRAATLALPLAVTGMVLAGCGPAKPDKAFGEKVRAYLLEHPEVLMEASQKLQEKQAAQQTASAQKAIGQYRQAIERDPRDIVINPNGSITVTEFFDYRCGYCRHAAPEIVELVQKNPDVRLVLKDFVIFGHDSEAAARLALGAKDQGKSLELYKALMAENALDAAAALRIAAGLGIDMTRAKAAGESEAVTQHLADTDTLAKTLQLSGTPAFIVGDTLVPGADINALKLAIDQTRAAKAKAG; encoded by the coding sequence ATGACCCTGCTCCGTCGCGCCGCGACCCTCGCTCTCCCCCTGGCCGTCACCGGCATGGTTCTCGCCGGCTGCGGCCCGGCCAAGCCCGACAAGGCCTTCGGGGAAAAGGTCCGCGCCTATCTGCTGGAGCACCCCGAGGTGCTGATGGAGGCCAGCCAGAAGCTGCAGGAGAAGCAGGCCGCCCAGCAGACCGCCTCGGCCCAGAAGGCCATTGGCCAGTATCGCCAGGCCATCGAGCGCGACCCGCGCGACATCGTCATCAATCCGAACGGCTCGATCACCGTCACCGAGTTCTTCGACTATCGCTGCGGCTATTGCCGCCACGCCGCGCCCGAGATCGTCGAGCTGGTCCAGAAGAACCCGGACGTCCGCCTGGTGCTGAAGGACTTCGTGATCTTCGGCCACGACAGCGAAGCCGCCGCCCGCCTGGCGCTGGGCGCCAAGGACCAGGGCAAGAGCCTGGAGCTCTACAAGGCGCTGATGGCCGAGAACGCCCTGGACGCCGCCGCCGCCCTGCGGATCGCCGCTGGTCTTGGCATCGACATGACCAGGGCCAAGGCCGCCGGCGAGAGCGAGGCCGTGACTCAGCATCTGGCTGACACCGACACCCTGGCCAAGACCCTGCAACTGTCGGGCACCCCGGCCTTCATCGTCGGCGACACCCTGGTTCCCGGCGCGGACATCAACGCGCTGAAGCTGGCGATCGACCAGACGCGCGCGGCCAAGGCGAAGGCGGGCTGA